The Stigmatella ashevillena genomic sequence CTCGTTGGTGGAAGCGCCGTTGATGACCAGTTCCTTGAGGCCGTCCCAGAAGGGCATGACCTCGTACACGGCCACGCGGCCACGGTAGCCACGGTCGTTGCACTCGCGGCAGCCGACCTTCTCGTACACGGTGAAGGTCCCCATCTTCTCCGCGGGAATGCCCGCTTCGATGAGGGCCGCCTCGTCCACGCTGGCCGCCGGACGCTTGCAGTCCTTGCACAAGCGGCGGCACAGACGCTGGGCGAGGATGAGGTTGAGCGAGGCAGTCACCAGGAACGGCTCGATGCCCATGTTCAGCAGACGGCTGACGGTGCCAGGGGCATCGTTGGTGTGCAGCGTGGAGAGCACCAGGTGGCCCGTGAGCGCGGCCTTGACGGCGATTTCACCCGTCTCGAAGTCGCGGATCTCACCGATCATGATGATGTCCGGGTCCTGCCGGAGGAACGAGCGCAGCGAGGCGGCGAAGTTCAGGCCGATGTCCTCGTGCATCTGCACCTGGTTGATGCCGGCGAAGTTGAACTCGACCGGGTCCTCGGCGGTGGAGATGTTGGTGTCGATCTGGTTGAGCGAGGAGAGCGCCGAGTACAGCGTCGTCGTCTTGCCCGAGCCGGTGGGGCCCGTGACGAGCACCATGCCGTAAGGCCGGTCGATGGCCTCCTTGAACCAAGCAAGGGGCTGCGGATCAAAGCCCAGCTTCGTCATGTCCAACTGGAGGTTGGACTTGTCCAGGAGGCGCATGACGATCTTCTCGCCGAACAGCGTGGGGCACACGCTGACGCGGAAGTCCATCTCCTTGCCCTGGCCCATCTTGATCTTGATGCGGCCGTCCTGCGGCAGGCGGCGCTCGGAGATGTCCAGCTCCGCCATGATCTTCAGACGGCTGGTGATGGCGTTGCGCAGCCGCATCGGCGGGCGCATCACCTCGTAGAGCGAGCCGTCGATGCGGAAGCGGACCCGGAAGTCCTTCTCGTAGGGCTCCACGTGAATGTCGGACGCGCGCTTCTTGATGGCGTCCATGAGGATGAGGTTCACCAGCTTCACCACGGGCGCGTCGTCCGCGGCCCGGGCCATCTCCTCGATGTTCTCGTCCTCTTCCTTGGAGACCTCGATGTCGTCGGCGGACACCTCCCCGACGATGTCATCCAGCGAGGGCCCCTTCTCCGCGTAGTACCGCTCGATGGCCTCGCGGATGGAGATCTCGGAGGCCACCACCGACTCGATGTTGTAGCCGGTGAGGAACTTCAGGTCGTCCACCGCGTAGATGTTGGACGGATCGCACATCGCGACGATCAGCGACGGGCCCGCGCGGTTGACGGGGATGACCAGGTGCTTCTCGGCGACTTCCTTGGGGACGAGCTTGATGATCTCCGGGTCGACGTCGAAGTCCTTCAGGTTGATCGCCGGCACGCCGTACTGCTTGGAGAGGAAGTCCGTGAGCTTGGACTCTTCGATGGCGCCCGTCTTGATGAGGGCCGTGCCAATGCGCGTGCCACTCTTCTGCTGTTCCTCCTGTGCTTTGCGCAGGGCCTGGACAGTGATGAGGTTCTCACGGACCAGCAATTCACCAAGACGACCGGACATTCAGGAGCCTCGTTACGATTAGGAAGAACACGCAGGGCCTCTCGGAGCGCGCGGCGCTGGCGAGGGGCTGGTCTCATAGGGACCAACGGTAGGAAATCCGTTGAGGATTAGATGGAATGGATGCGGGGCCTGTCAAGGTAAGCGCCCCAATCGGTCCAGGTGGGCCAAACCATTGAACTGACACGGGAAACCCGTCAGACGTCTGCCCGGGCAATCACCGTGCGAGCAGCCTCGACATCCCGCTTGATCTGCCCGGTCAGCTCTGCCACGGAGCCAAAGCGCTGTTCGGGCCGCAGCCGCTCCAGGAACTGCACGCGCAGCTCCTTGCCGTAGAGGTCGCCGCTGAAGTCCAGCAGGTGGGCCTCGATGGTCACCTCGGAGCCGCCAAAGGTGGGCTTCACGCCGATATTGGCCGCACCCGGGCGCCAGAGGCTGGGCGCCTCGTTCTTCAGGCACACGCGGATGGCGTAGACGCCCGGAGCGGGCCTCAGCTCGTTCTGGGTGTCCACGTTGGCGGTGGGAAAGCCAATCCCCCTCCCCCTCCCTGCCCCCGTCACCACCGTGCCGTCCAGATCGAAGGGCCGCCCCAGCAGTCGGCGCGCCGCGCCCACGCGCCCCTCGAGGATGTACTCGCGCACCCGGCTGGAGGAGGCCACGACGCCATCCACGGTGACGGGGGCCACCTTGTGCACCCGCGCCCCCCGGCGCAGGGCCGCCTCCGCCAGGGTGTCCACCGTGCCCGCGCGCTTGGCGCCATAGGTGAAGTCACTGCCCACCACCAGGGACTTGATGCCCAGCACGTCCAGCAGTGCCTCCTCGAAGGACTCGGCGGAGGTGCGCGCGTACTCACTGGAGAAGGGCTGCACCACCGCGGCGCTCAGGCCACAGGCCTCGAAGAGCTCCAGTTTGCGCGGCAGCAGGGTGATGAGCTTGGGGGCGAGTTCTGGCTGGAGCACCTTGCCTGGGTGCGGGTGGAAGGTGAACGCGGAGGCCACGCCGTGGCGGCGCGCCTCCGCGAAGAGGGCCTGGTGGCCCACATGCACCCCATCGAAATTGCCCAACGCGAGCGCCCCTCCGGCCAGCTCCCGCGCCTCCGCCACCGAGTGGAAGACCTTCATGCCCCCCCGTATACCCTCAACCCCGCGCTTTTGCCCTGTTCAACACCCGCGCCCTCGTGCATAGAGCGCGGCCCACGCCATGGCCCGTCCCCGCCTGCTGCCCGACCCGGTTGGGCTGAAGTTCATGAATCTGGAAGCGCCGCCGGACTGGGATGCCGAGTTCGGCTTCTCCGGTCCCCTCGAGCTGGAGATCGGCTCTGGAGCGGGTGGCCACGCCCTGGAGTACTGCCGCCGCCACCCCGAGGTGCGCTACCTGGCCTTCGAGTGGCGCAAGAAGTACGCCCGCGACACCCAATCGCGCGGGGAGAAGATGGGGTTGAAGAACCTGCGCGTGCTCGAGGCCGACGCCCGCGCGGTGGTGCCGCGCCTGTTCGCCGCGGGCTCGCTGGCCGCCATCCACCTCCAGTTTCCCGATCCCTGGTGGAAGCGCGCCCACTTCAAACGCGCCATCATCCTGCCGGAGTTCGCCCGCATCCTCCTGGACAAGCTGGCCCCCGGAGGCCGGTTCGACATGCGCACGGACGTGGAGGACCGGGGCCAGGCGATGCTCTCCATCCTGGAAGAGGTGGGCTTCCTCAACCCCCTGGGCCGGGGCGTCTTCCACCCGTACGAGCCCGAAGAGGTCCCCTCTACCCGGGAGCGGCGGTACCTCCAGAGCGGCGAGCCCGTCTACCGCGGCCGACTGGTCAAGCCTGGCTGATTGCCCAGCAAGGGGGGAGGCTTGGCTTCTCCGGCTTCTCCAGAGAGAATCGGAAGGCTTGCGCGGCAGGAGGGTTCTCCCAGCGTGGGGATGACGCCGGACAGTTCCAACAAGAAGATGCCCGAGGGCGGCCGCCGCGCAGGGAGCGAGGGCGTGGGTCGCACCGTGCTCATCGTGGATGACGACCCCGCGCACGTGCAGCATGTGCGCGAGGGGCTGTCCCCCCAGGGCTACCGCTTCCGGGAAGCACGGGACGGCGCCCAGGCCCTGTCGGCCATCCGCGAGCACCGGCCGGACCTCATCCTCATGGATGTGGAGATGCCTGGGTTGGGCGGGGTGGAGGTGTGCCGCATCGTCAAGGCGAACGCGGGTGAGGGCGGCTTCGGCTTCATCCCCGTCATCCTCATGACGGCGCGTCAGGCGGCCGGCAAGGTGGAGGGGCTGGAGCTGGGGGCGGATGATTACCTGGTCAAGCCCTTCGACATGCCGGAGCTGTCCGCGCGGGTGAAGTCCATGCTGCGCCTCAAGGCGCTCCAGGACGCGCTGATCGAAAAGAACCGCGAGTTGGACCGGGCCAACAAGGAGCTGGCCCGCAAGCGCGAGGAGCTGCTGACGCTCAGCCGCACGGATCCGCTCACCAGCCTGTCCAACCGCCGCTACTTCGAGGAGCGGCTGGCCGAGGAGTTCGCCCGCGCCCGGCGCTACCGCTCGCCCTTGTCGCTGGTGATGCTGGACATCGACCACTTCAAGCGCATCAACGACACGTACGGCCACCCATTCGGAGACGAGGTGCTGCGCGCCGTGGCCCTGGTGTCCCGGACCCGGCTGCGGGAGGTGGACCTGCTGGCCCGCTACGGCGGGGAGGAGCTCATCGCCCTGCTTCCAGAGACCAGCCCTGTCGACGCCCTGCGGGCATGCGAGCGGGTGCGCGAGGCCATCGAGGCCCTCCAGTTGGACTACCGCGCCAGCGATGGAACCCTGCAGAAGGTGCGCTGCACGGCCTCCCTGGGGCTCGCCTCCCTGCCCAGCCCCTCCCTGCAAACGGCCGATGAGCTGCTGCGCGCGGCGGACGAGAGCCTTTACAAGGCCAAGGAAGCAGGCCGTAACCGTGTTCGCCAGCATGAGGAGTAACACGAGGGGTGACACCATGTCGCTTTGCGCGGGGCCCGCTTTGGCCTAGATCGTCACGCCATGCGACCGTCCGTGATGCCGCTGCTCGTGCTGACCCTGCTCGCCCTCACTGGTTGTGGCCGGAGCACCCCCGTGGCGGCGTACGAGAACTTCCACGCCCAGGTGCAGAAGCGGGATTACAAACGGGCCTATGCGGCGCTCACCCAGGCCACCCGGGATGGGGTGGCCCAGCGGGCCGAGGTGGTGAGCAAGGCCTCGGGGGGCGCCGTGAAGGCCGAGCCCTACGAGCTGTTCTTCTCGAATTCCGCGTTGCCTCCAGATGTTACCGAGGTCACGCTGCTTCGAGAGGAGGGCGACAAGGCAACCGTCCGCGTGCTCTTTTCAGGTCAAACGCGTGAGGTCCGGCTGGTCCGGGAGGCCTCCGAGTGGAAGATTGATTTATCAGATTCCATCAAGCCATGAGGCAGGATGCTCCCCTGACCCCTGGCTATCAGGTAACGTGAAACCGTGAACGATCGGAAGCCACGGCGGATAGCTCCCGCAGTCGAGGTCATCCGGCGCCCTGCCGCAACGCAGAGTGCCCCCTCGCCAACGCAGACACCCGCCGTCAGTCCCTCTCCCCGCCCCGTAGCGCCCACCCCGCGCTCCCCGGTGACGCCCAGCGCACCGGCCGCCCCGAGCGCCCCCATCACGCCCAGCCCCTCGGCCGCAGCGAGCGCCCCGGTCCCTTCCAGCGCCCCGGTGACACCCAGCGTTTCGCCGAGCGTTTCGCCGAGCGTTTCGCCGAGCGTTTCGCCAAGCCCCAGGCCCACCGTGCCCGTGCCGCGAGGCCCTGTCGCGCCCCGGGCCCCCGGTGCGGCCCCTGGCTTCGCGCCCCGGCCCATGGGCGGCAGGCCGCCTCCCCGTTCGGGTGCACCCCGCCCTCCGCCCACACCGGAGCAGATCCTCTCCCTGGCCCAGCGCGAGCACGTGCCTGCCCGCATCGCCAAGGGCGAACTCGAAGGGAAGATGAAGTGCCGCATCTGGCGCAAGCTCCACGCCGAGGAGGCCAAGCGCTTCGACCAGGTGTACGCGCTGATGGGACAGCACCCCGGCCTGTCCCTCGGGGACGGGTTTGGCGTCGTACAAAGTGGGATGACCGTGGCGGAGTTCCTGGCGCGCAAGGAGCGCACCCAGCGCAAGGCCGCCATCAAGCAGGCCCGGGGCGAGGTGGACAACGAGGCGATCTCCGCCTTCCTCGCCACGCTCGTGGCCGCCAAGTCGGAGATGGCCGTGGTGCTCGCGGAGCGGACGGTCCTCGACTCGCTCGTTTCAGAGGAGCCCATCTCCTTCGCCTTCGAGCGGACGGGCCGGATGGAGAAGCTCCAGGTCGTGCTGCTCACGCGCCGCTCCAACTGGGAAAAGCTGCTGCCCACCCTCGAGCGGGACTCCAAGCTGACGCAGAAGCCCGCCAATGTGGCCCGGCAGCCTGACAAGCGCCCCTACTCGGATCCGCGCCCCTTCCTGCCTCAGGTGGACCAGAAGGTGCGCCTGGTGCTCCGCAATGGCATCACCCTGACCCAGCCCCTGCTCAAGGCAGGCCGGTTCGATCTGCTCCTGGGACAGGCGGGCAATGAGATCTTCGTGCCCCTCCATGCCATCCTGCGCTTCGAGCCAGTCTCCCAGGAGCCTGCCCCCGAGGGCGAATGAGATCCTCCATGCATTTTTTCTCCAAGCTCATCAAACCCCTGCTGGCCCTGGCGGCCGCGGGGCTGGCGCTCCAGTCCCAGGGGTGCACCTCGGAGAAAAGCCCCGCGGAGAAAAGCCCCGCGGCCACCTACGCTCCGCCCCCGAAGGCGCGTGCGCCCGGCGAGGAGCCTCGCGTCATCACCCTCGAGGTGACGGAGAAGGGCTATGAGCCCAGCCCCATCGCCCTCAACAAGGATGAGCCGGTGAAGCTGGTGGTGACCCGAAAGACGGACCACACGTGCGCCACTGAAATCATCATGAAGGACTACGGCATCAACACGCCGCTGCCGCTGGACACGCCGGTGGAGATCGCCTTCACCCCGGACAAGACCGGCACCCTGACCTACGGCTGCGCGATGGGTCAGATGATCAGCGGCACGTTCATGGTGGAGTGAGGCCCGGCCCGCCGCCCAGGAGCGGTGAGGCCAGGCACTTCCAATGAGCAGCGCGGCGGACCTGTTCACACGGCATGTCTTCCTCGACCTCGAAACGACGGGGCTCGACCCGCGCGTGGACGAGGTCATCGAGCTGGGGGCCCTCTTCTTCGAACGCGGCCGGGAAGTGCGCCGCATCGCTCGGATGTATGCCCCGTCCCGGCCCCTGCCCATCACCATCCGCCGGTTGACGGGCATCGAGGATGCGATGCTCGCCGGCAAGCCCCGCTTCGGAAGCGACCTGGACGAGCTGCGCGAGGCGCTGACCGGCTGGACCGTGGTGGCGCACAATGCCCCCTTCGAGAAGGGCTTCCTGCCCACGCTGCTGGGCGCCATCCGGGCCCCAGTGCTCGATTCGTGCGAGCTGCTGCACTACCTGCACCCAGAGCTGTCCAGCCACTCGCTGGAGGCGATGATGCGCTGGGCCGGGCTCAAGCCGCGCACCACCCACCGCGTGGAGACGGACTGCGAGGCCACCCACGCGGTGCTGAGCCGTGCGCTCGAGGGCTGCGTCCGGGAGGGCCGGGCCGACGACATCTCGGACCTGCTCGCCGTCCTGGACCCCCAGGCGCGCGGAGGGCTGCGGCTGGCCCAGGTGGAGGCAGGAGAAGCCCCGGCGGAGTCGTCTTCGGAAGAGCGCCCCTTGCTGGCGATGCTGCACCGTCTCTGGGAGGCCTGCCGGGCCACCCCCGTGGCCCTGACGCTGCTAAAGACCGGCGGCTTTCTGCCGGGCCAACCCGAGCGCCTGCGCGCAGGGGGGGCCAAGGCGCCCCCCGAACCCGAGCCCGAGACGCCCGTGCAACCGGTGCGGGCAGAAGAAGTACAGGCCCTGCTGGGACCTGGAGGCGCGCTGGAGCGCTCGGTGGAGGGGTTCACCAGCCGGCCCGCGCAGCTCGACATGGCTCAGGCGGTCGCGCGCACCCTCTCCGACGGGGGCCGGCTGGCGGTGGAAGCGGGCACGGGCACGGGCAAGTCGCTGGCCTACCTGGCCCCGGCAGCGCTGTTCGCCGCACGCAATGGGCGCAAGGTTGGCGTGGCGCCGCACACCAAGACGCTGCAAGACCAGCTCATCGATAAGGACCTGCCCCGGCTGCACCGCGCCACGGGCGGCGCCTTTGGCTACGCCCTGCTCAAGGGGCAGACGAACTATGTCTGCCGCCGACGCGCGCTGGATGCCACGCTGGCGGAGCCGGGAATGCGGCACGAGGCCCGAGCCCCCCGCGCCTACCTGCGGGCCTTCCTGCGCCGCAGCCCGGATGGGGACCTGGACAAGCTGAGCCACTGGTTCCGCGAGCGCTTTCCGGTGCTGGGGGCGCTGGTGCCCTCGGTCCGCTCGGAGGCTGCGGCGACCCTGGGCGAGAAGTGTCCGCACCATCGGCGCTGCTTCTACCACTCAGCGGTGGCCCAGGCGCGGGCCGCCGACGTGCTCGTCATCAACCAGTCCCTGGCGTTCGCTTGGCCGCAGCGCTACCCGAAGCTGGACCACCTGGTGCTGGACGAGGCGCACGAGGTGGAGGACGTGGCCACCACGGCGCTCACGCTCGAGCTCTCGGACAGCGCCTTCGCCCGGCTCACCGAGCGGCTCCATGGCCGCGATGGGCGGCATGGCTTCTTCGCGGATCTGCGGCGAGCCCTCGCCGGGACTCGGAAAGCCGAGGGCAAGCTGCTGATGAGCGACGTGGAGTCCGCCCTCCACACCCTCCTCTCCGCGGCCCGGGATCTGGGGGAGCGGGTGACCGCCCTCTGTGAGCCAGCGGCCACCTCCAGCGAGGACTCGGACGAGACAGCCTACGCCCCGGAGCTGCGGGTGACCGACGCCGTGCGGGCCTGGCCCACCTGGGCGCCCGTGCATGAGGGCCTGGGGGACATGCGCGAGGCCCTGAGGGAACTCCATAAGCTGCTCGCGGTGCGCACCCTGGAGGTGCTCCCCGAGTTGGCGGTGCGGCAACCCGCGCTGGAGCGGGAGCTGTCAGGCGCCGTCTCCGAGCTGACCGAGCTGACCGGGCTGGCGGAAGAGCTGGCCGGAGAGCCCTCCCGGAGCCGGTGCTATGCGGCCACGGCGGAGCCCAGAAGACATCGGTGGAGCTTGGGGGCGCAGCCGGTGGACATCTCCTCCTTCGTCTCCACCGATTTCGCGGCGCAGAAGCGGGCGCTGGTGCTCACCTCGGCCACGCTGAGCACGGGGCCCGAGAGCCCCTTCGTCCTCAAGCGGCTGGGGCTGCTGGGGCGCAGCGAGACGCCCGCCCCCCAGGTGCTGCGAGCCTCCTCCCCGTTCCAACTGCACAAGCAGGCCCTCGTGGTGTTGGTGACGGATGCGCCCCGCGCGCACGAGGAGCCGTTCATCGAGTGGGCCGCCATCCGCATCTCCGGGCTCGCCCAGGTCATGGGAGGCCGGGTGCTGGGCCTGTTCGCCTCCACCCGGCGCATGGAGCGCATCGCGCGAGAGGTTCAAACGCGGCTGGACCCCTGGGGCATCGAGGTGATGCGGCAGACCCGCGGACACGGCCGCTCCCTGGCGGCACGCCAGGAGCGGGACTCGGGCACGGTGCTGCTGGGAACCAAGAGCTTCTGGCAGGGGGTGGACATCCCCGGCCGGGGCGTGGCGTGCGTCTTCATCGACAAGCTGCCGTTGGAGCCCGCCTCCCGGCCGCTGGTGGCCGCCCGCGAGGAGACGCTGGCCCGGGGCGGCAACGAGTACCTGGGTTTCCTCCAGTACCGGATGCCCCGGGCGTT encodes the following:
- a CDS encoding diguanylate cyclase — translated: MTPDSSNKKMPEGGRRAGSEGVGRTVLIVDDDPAHVQHVREGLSPQGYRFREARDGAQALSAIREHRPDLILMDVEMPGLGGVEVCRIVKANAGEGGFGFIPVILMTARQAAGKVEGLELGADDYLVKPFDMPELSARVKSMLRLKALQDALIEKNRELDRANKELARKREELLTLSRTDPLTSLSNRRYFEERLAEEFARARRYRSPLSLVMLDIDHFKRINDTYGHPFGDEVLRAVALVSRTRLREVDLLARYGGEELIALLPETSPVDALRACERVREAIEALQLDYRASDGTLQKVRCTASLGLASLPSPSLQTADELLRAADESLYKAKEAGRNRVRQHEE
- a CDS encoding DUF4878 domain-containing protein, encoding MRPSVMPLLVLTLLALTGCGRSTPVAAYENFHAQVQKRDYKRAYAALTQATRDGVAQRAEVVSKASGGAVKAEPYELFFSNSALPPDVTEVTLLREEGDKATVRVLFSGQTREVRLVREASEWKIDLSDSIKP
- a CDS encoding bifunctional riboflavin kinase/FAD synthetase — its product is MKVFHSVAEARELAGGALALGNFDGVHVGHQALFAEARRHGVASAFTFHPHPGKVLQPELAPKLITLLPRKLELFEACGLSAAVVQPFSSEYARTSAESFEEALLDVLGIKSLVVGSDFTYGAKRAGTVDTLAEAALRRGARVHKVAPVTVDGVVASSSRVREYILEGRVGAARRLLGRPFDLDGTVVTGAGRGRGIGFPTANVDTQNELRPAPGVYAIRVCLKNEAPSLWRPGAANIGVKPTFGGSEVTIEAHLLDFSGDLYGKELRVQFLERLRPEQRFGSVAELTGQIKRDVEAARTVIARADV
- the trmB gene encoding tRNA (guanine(46)-N(7))-methyltransferase TrmB, which encodes MARPRLLPDPVGLKFMNLEAPPDWDAEFGFSGPLELEIGSGAGGHALEYCRRHPEVRYLAFEWRKKYARDTQSRGEKMGLKNLRVLEADARAVVPRLFAAGSLAAIHLQFPDPWWKRAHFKRAIILPEFARILLDKLAPGGRFDMRTDVEDRGQAMLSILEEVGFLNPLGRGVFHPYEPEEVPSTRERRYLQSGEPVYRGRLVKPG
- a CDS encoding helicase C-terminal domain-containing protein, whose product is MSSAADLFTRHVFLDLETTGLDPRVDEVIELGALFFERGREVRRIARMYAPSRPLPITIRRLTGIEDAMLAGKPRFGSDLDELREALTGWTVVAHNAPFEKGFLPTLLGAIRAPVLDSCELLHYLHPELSSHSLEAMMRWAGLKPRTTHRVETDCEATHAVLSRALEGCVREGRADDISDLLAVLDPQARGGLRLAQVEAGEAPAESSSEERPLLAMLHRLWEACRATPVALTLLKTGGFLPGQPERLRAGGAKAPPEPEPETPVQPVRAEEVQALLGPGGALERSVEGFTSRPAQLDMAQAVARTLSDGGRLAVEAGTGTGKSLAYLAPAALFAARNGRKVGVAPHTKTLQDQLIDKDLPRLHRATGGAFGYALLKGQTNYVCRRRALDATLAEPGMRHEARAPRAYLRAFLRRSPDGDLDKLSHWFRERFPVLGALVPSVRSEAAATLGEKCPHHRRCFYHSAVAQARAADVLVINQSLAFAWPQRYPKLDHLVLDEAHEVEDVATTALTLELSDSAFARLTERLHGRDGRHGFFADLRRALAGTRKAEGKLLMSDVESALHTLLSAARDLGERVTALCEPAATSSEDSDETAYAPELRVTDAVRAWPTWAPVHEGLGDMREALRELHKLLAVRTLEVLPELAVRQPALERELSGAVSELTELTGLAEELAGEPSRSRCYAATAEPRRHRWSLGAQPVDISSFVSTDFAAQKRALVLTSATLSTGPESPFVLKRLGLLGRSETPAPQVLRASSPFQLHKQALVVLVTDAPRAHEEPFIEWAAIRISGLAQVMGGRVLGLFASTRRMERIAREVQTRLDPWGIEVMRQTRGHGRSLAARQERDSGTVLLGTKSFWQGVDIPGRGVACVFIDKLPLEPASRPLVAAREETLARGGNEYLGFLQYRMPRALLLLRQGVGRLIRSQGDRGVVVIADPGHPSYRQHLLEALAGYRVEALPWAQARLKLHAGLQEMGLTVERHRP
- a CDS encoding cupredoxin domain-containing protein; translation: MHFFSKLIKPLLALAAAGLALQSQGCTSEKSPAEKSPAATYAPPPKARAPGEEPRVITLEVTEKGYEPSPIALNKDEPVKLVVTRKTDHTCATEIIMKDYGINTPLPLDTPVEIAFTPDKTGTLTYGCAMGQMISGTFMVE
- the pilB gene encoding type IV-A pilus assembly ATPase PilB; its protein translation is MSGRLGELLVRENLITVQALRKAQEEQQKSGTRIGTALIKTGAIEESKLTDFLSKQYGVPAINLKDFDVDPEIIKLVPKEVAEKHLVIPVNRAGPSLIVAMCDPSNIYAVDDLKFLTGYNIESVVASEISIREAIERYYAEKGPSLDDIVGEVSADDIEVSKEEDENIEEMARAADDAPVVKLVNLILMDAIKKRASDIHVEPYEKDFRVRFRIDGSLYEVMRPPMRLRNAITSRLKIMAELDISERRLPQDGRIKIKMGQGKEMDFRVSVCPTLFGEKIVMRLLDKSNLQLDMTKLGFDPQPLAWFKEAIDRPYGMVLVTGPTGSGKTTTLYSALSSLNQIDTNISTAEDPVEFNFAGINQVQMHEDIGLNFAASLRSFLRQDPDIIMIGEIRDFETGEIAVKAALTGHLVLSTLHTNDAPGTVSRLLNMGIEPFLVTASLNLILAQRLCRRLCKDCKRPAASVDEAALIEAGIPAEKMGTFTVYEKVGCRECNDRGYRGRVAVYEVMPFWDGLKELVINGASTNELKQEAIRLGMSSLRMSALAKLMDGVTTLEEVVGNTAPDRF